One Microbacterium sp. zg-B96 genomic region harbors:
- the dapD gene encoding 2,3,4,5-tetrahydropyridine-2,6-dicarboxylate N-succinyltransferase — MSDARRIWATGLTTTAADGTVLDAWFPHPQTGPRPVDIDAVADFEGLTGPDERRNVTVDAVSIEIDLDAAPASTPDAYLRLQALSHRLVAPNELNLDGIFGHLPIVAWTNAGPMLPDDAATLRPALQRHGIQVHSLDKFPRLTDYLAPSGVRIADTARVRLGAYLAPGTTVMHEGFVNFNAGTLGASMVEGRISQGVVVGDGSDIGGGASIMGTLSGGGSHRVSIGARTLLGANAGIGISLGDDCIVEAGLYVTAGTKVTLAAEPVTHDGSRPVVKAAELSGRNGLLFRRNSLTGAVEAVSRDGAGVTLNEALHA, encoded by the coding sequence ATGAGCGATGCACGACGGATCTGGGCAACAGGACTGACCACGACGGCTGCGGACGGCACGGTGCTGGACGCGTGGTTCCCGCACCCGCAGACCGGTCCCCGCCCCGTCGACATCGACGCCGTCGCCGACTTCGAGGGGCTGACCGGCCCGGATGAGCGTCGCAACGTCACCGTCGACGCCGTCTCGATCGAGATCGACCTGGATGCCGCTCCCGCGTCCACACCCGACGCCTACCTGCGCCTGCAGGCGCTCTCGCACCGGCTGGTCGCCCCCAATGAGCTGAATCTCGACGGCATCTTCGGTCACCTGCCGATCGTCGCGTGGACCAACGCCGGCCCGATGCTCCCGGACGACGCCGCCACGTTGCGCCCGGCGCTGCAGCGTCACGGCATCCAGGTGCACAGCCTCGACAAGTTCCCCCGGCTCACCGACTACCTCGCTCCGTCCGGCGTGCGCATCGCCGACACCGCACGGGTGCGCCTTGGTGCCTACCTCGCACCGGGCACGACCGTCATGCACGAGGGCTTCGTCAACTTCAACGCCGGCACGCTCGGCGCCTCGATGGTCGAAGGGCGCATCTCGCAGGGCGTCGTCGTCGGCGACGGCAGCGACATCGGCGGCGGCGCGTCGATCATGGGAACCCTCTCCGGCGGCGGCAGCCACCGCGTGTCGATCGGCGCACGCACGCTGCTGGGCGCCAACGCCGGCATCGGCATCTCCCTCGGCGACGACTGCATCGTCGAGGCGGGGTTGTACGTCACGGCAGGAACGAAGGTCACGCTCGCCGCCGAGCCGGTCACGCACGACGGTTCCCGCCCGGTCGTCAAGGCCGCGGAACTGTCGGGACGCAACGGCCTGCTGTTCCGTCGCAATTCCCTCACCGGCGCGGTCGAAGCCGTCAGCCGCGACGGCGCCGGAGTCACGCTCAACGAGGCACTGCACGCCTGA
- the dapE gene encoding succinyl-diaminopimelate desuccinylase, which yields MPRLDLTASSAELTRAICDIPSVSDDETALADAIHDAVLALPHLEVHRDGDTIVARTRLGRAQRVAIAGHIDTVPINGNLPTREIDVDGEPYLWGRGTVDMKAGVAVQLKLAAELTDPRVDITWLWYDHEEVEASRSGLTRLARTRPDLFAADFAILGEPSNGEVEGGCNGTLRAVVRTRGARAHSARSWMGANAIHAAAPILTRLAEYRAEEVPVEGLVYREGLNAVAIHGGVAGNVIPDLCEVEVNYRFAPSRDGAEAERHVREVFAGFDVEITDLADGARPGMDAPLAQEFVAAVGAVPKPKYGWTDVARFSALGVPAVNYGPGDPHLAHHDQERVPLAQIDAVERGLRAWLTAP from the coding sequence ATGCCACGGCTCGACCTGACTGCGTCCTCCGCCGAACTCACTCGGGCGATCTGCGACATTCCGAGTGTGTCCGACGACGAAACCGCCCTCGCCGATGCGATCCACGACGCGGTGCTGGCGCTGCCGCACCTGGAGGTGCATCGCGACGGTGACACGATCGTCGCGCGGACCCGGCTCGGCCGGGCGCAGCGGGTCGCGATCGCCGGCCACATCGACACCGTGCCGATCAACGGCAACCTGCCCACGCGGGAGATCGACGTCGACGGCGAGCCCTACCTGTGGGGTAGGGGCACCGTCGACATGAAAGCCGGGGTGGCGGTGCAGCTCAAGCTCGCGGCCGAGTTGACCGATCCCCGCGTCGACATCACCTGGCTCTGGTACGACCACGAAGAGGTGGAAGCCTCCCGCAGCGGCCTGACCCGGCTCGCCCGCACCCGCCCCGACCTGTTCGCCGCCGACTTCGCGATCCTGGGGGAGCCCTCCAACGGTGAGGTGGAGGGCGGCTGCAACGGCACGCTCCGCGCCGTGGTCCGCACCCGCGGCGCCCGTGCCCACAGCGCCCGGTCGTGGATGGGGGCCAACGCCATCCACGCGGCGGCGCCCATCCTCACCCGCCTGGCCGAGTATCGCGCCGAGGAGGTCCCGGTCGAAGGACTGGTCTATCGCGAGGGGCTCAATGCCGTGGCGATCCACGGCGGGGTGGCGGGCAACGTCATCCCGGACCTGTGCGAGGTGGAGGTGAACTACCGGTTCGCCCCGAGCCGCGACGGCGCCGAGGCCGAACGCCACGTCCGTGAGGTGTTCGCCGGGTTCGACGTGGAGATCACCGATCTTGCCGATGGCGCGCGTCCCGGGATGGACGCGCCGCTGGCTCAGGAGTTCGTCGCGGCCGTCGGGGCGGTGCCGAAGCCGAAGTACGGGTGGACCGACGTCGCGCGCTTCTCGGCGCTGGGGGTACCGGCCGTCAACTACGGACCGGGCGACCCGCACCTGGCCCACCACGACCAGGAGCGGGTGCCGCTCGCGCAGATCGATGCCGTGGAGCGGGGTCTTCGCGCGTGGTTGACCGCGCCCTGA
- a CDS encoding class I SAM-dependent methyltransferase: MGEHDANRRFAAEVTVEPDKIARARAHALELGADPISAPVGAQCAVIAAASKALNIVEIGTGAGVSGLWLLHGSPRATLTTIDIEREHLGAARQAFSAAGVAPARARFISGRGSDVLPRMNEASYDIVLIDADPEGVIEYVEHGLRLVRAGGTVLVPRVLGGGAVADPVRRDPITSAYRSLIQETQSSAAVVGALSITGEGLLQLTTVYTP; the protein is encoded by the coding sequence ATGGGCGAGCACGACGCGAACCGCAGGTTCGCAGCCGAGGTCACGGTTGAACCTGACAAGATCGCGCGAGCACGCGCACACGCACTGGAGCTGGGTGCCGATCCGATCAGCGCACCCGTCGGCGCGCAGTGCGCGGTCATCGCCGCCGCGTCGAAGGCCCTCAATATCGTCGAGATCGGCACCGGGGCCGGAGTGTCGGGCCTGTGGCTCCTGCACGGCTCGCCGCGCGCGACGCTCACGACCATCGACATCGAGCGGGAGCACCTGGGCGCTGCCCGCCAGGCGTTCAGCGCCGCCGGCGTCGCCCCCGCCCGTGCCCGGTTCATCAGCGGCCGCGGATCCGACGTGCTGCCTCGCATGAACGAGGCCTCCTACGACATCGTGCTGATCGACGCCGACCCCGAGGGTGTCATCGAGTACGTCGAGCATGGCCTGCGCCTCGTGCGCGCCGGCGGCACCGTCCTGGTGCCCCGCGTGCTCGGCGGCGGCGCCGTCGCCGACCCGGTGCGCCGCGACCCGATCACCAGCGCCTACCGCTCACTCATCCAGGAGACGCAGTCCTCCGCCGCGGTGGTGGGCGCCCTGTCGATCACCGGCGAAGGCCTGCTGCAGCTGACCACGGTCTACACCCCGTGA
- a CDS encoding Mrp/NBP35 family ATP-binding protein, with translation MSTIDDAVRAAVGAVTDPELRRPLAELDMVQAVAVREGVADVSIALTIVGCPAAQRIESDVRAAAAAVPGITGVALTVGVMTPQQRAALTERLRGGRAARQMPFGPDSLTRVIAVTSGKGGVGKSTLTANLAVALAARGAAVGVIDADVHGFSIPGLLGLVGPDGLPPQPTRIDDLMLPPVAYGVKAISIGMFLPRDGVAGGGAVAWRGPMLHRTVQQFLTEVYFGDLDVLLLDMPPGTGDVAISVGQLLPHAEVLVVTTPQAAASDVAVRSGLVARQTGQRVIGVVENMAAMTLPDGTVLDLFGAGGGAAVAAALSLDAAPVPLLATVPLSPALRVSGDTGVPVVAGAPADPAAAAIIGLADGILAQGRSLAGRPLPFAPR, from the coding sequence GTGAGCACGATCGACGATGCCGTTCGCGCTGCGGTCGGGGCCGTCACCGACCCCGAGCTGCGCCGCCCGCTGGCCGAACTCGACATGGTGCAGGCCGTCGCCGTGCGCGAGGGCGTTGCCGACGTGTCCATCGCCCTCACTATCGTCGGCTGCCCCGCCGCGCAGCGCATCGAGTCCGACGTGCGTGCCGCCGCGGCCGCCGTCCCCGGCATCACCGGCGTGGCACTGACTGTCGGGGTCATGACCCCGCAGCAGCGCGCCGCCCTCACCGAGCGGCTGCGCGGCGGCCGGGCCGCACGCCAGATGCCCTTCGGCCCCGACTCGCTCACCCGGGTCATCGCCGTCACCAGCGGCAAGGGCGGCGTCGGCAAGTCGACCCTCACCGCCAACCTCGCTGTGGCGCTTGCCGCGCGGGGCGCGGCGGTCGGGGTCATCGACGCCGACGTGCACGGGTTCTCCATCCCGGGTCTGCTGGGCCTGGTCGGCCCCGACGGCCTCCCGCCGCAGCCCACCCGCATCGACGACCTCATGCTGCCGCCGGTCGCCTACGGCGTGAAGGCCATCTCCATCGGCATGTTCCTCCCCCGCGACGGTGTCGCCGGGGGCGGCGCGGTCGCCTGGCGCGGGCCGATGCTACACCGCACCGTGCAGCAGTTCCTCACCGAGGTGTACTTCGGTGACCTCGACGTGCTGCTGCTGGACATGCCGCCTGGTACCGGCGACGTCGCCATCTCGGTCGGGCAGTTGCTCCCCCACGCCGAAGTCCTCGTCGTCACCACGCCGCAGGCCGCGGCATCCGACGTCGCCGTCCGCAGCGGTCTCGTCGCCCGCCAGACCGGCCAGCGCGTGATCGGCGTCGTGGAGAACATGGCCGCGATGACCCTGCCCGACGGCACCGTGCTCGATCTGTTCGGCGCCGGCGGCGGGGCAGCGGTCGCCGCGGCGCTGTCGCTGGATGCCGCACCCGTGCCGCTCCTGGCGACCGTGCCGCTCAGCCCCGCGCTGCGCGTCAGCGGCGACACCGGGGTGCCGGTCGTCGCCGGCGCCCCCGCCGACCCGGCGGCGGCTGCGATCATCGGCCTCGCCGACGGCATCCTCGCGCAGGGCCGCAGCCTCGCCGGCCGTCCCCTGCCGTTCGCGCCGCGCTGA
- a CDS encoding Sec-independent protein translocase TatB, with protein sequence MVFGLTWEKLLLIAVIAGMLIGPERLPRYAEGLARFTVRAREWVSGAKTRVKDEMGGELDDVDWRKLDPRQYDPRRIIREALLDDAPTPTVRAAAAGAAISAASAAPQPAAVRPEGPPPFDAEAT encoded by the coding sequence ATGGTGTTCGGGCTCACGTGGGAGAAGCTGCTGCTGATCGCTGTGATCGCCGGCATGCTCATCGGTCCCGAGCGACTGCCGCGGTACGCCGAAGGGCTTGCCCGCTTCACCGTGCGCGCCCGCGAGTGGGTTTCCGGCGCGAAGACGCGCGTCAAGGACGAGATGGGCGGCGAACTCGACGACGTGGATTGGCGGAAGCTCGATCCCCGTCAGTACGACCCGCGGCGCATCATCCGGGAGGCGCTGCTGGACGACGCCCCGACGCCCACGGTGCGCGCTGCGGCAGCGGGAGCGGCGATCAGCGCGGCGTCCGCAGCGCCTCAGCCCGCAGCTGTGCGCCCGGAGGGCCCGCCGCCCTTCGACGCCGAAGCGACCTGA
- a CDS encoding DUF3117 domain-containing protein codes for MAAMKPRTGDGPMEAVKEGRLIIVRVPLEGGGRLVVSVNDDEAKELYNVLGGVVSAA; via the coding sequence ATGGCAGCCATGAAGCCGCGAACCGGTGATGGACCGATGGAGGCCGTGAAGGAGGGACGCCTGATCATTGTGCGTGTTCCCCTCGAAGGCGGCGGTCGCCTGGTGGTCTCGGTCAATGACGACGAGGCGAAAGAACTTTACAACGTCCTCGGCGGCGTGGTCAGCGCAGCCTGA